The genomic region tttgaagcctgaaatgtggcaaaaggtcgcaaagttcaagggggccgaatactttcgcaaggcactgtacatcagccactcattcacaatttgacaagcacttgataatccATAGAATGTCCTGGCGGCATGCCCTGGCCGTAAtgcaccccccaaaaaatccatgccttttgcgttGCGCCCTTCTCCCGGAGTGCTGAATCACGTCATCGGTCAGAGGCTACAAGTGGGGGACGCAACAGTGtgcatccttatccaattccgaagtgcatattgaagatattgaaactgtccacatttactttcgtcagccaacaagatgtgtaggcctaacaaacagcaaaagcactagcctatgtcaatctactaccCCCCATAGTACACAttttgacctattctattctgtgcgagaaataaatattccaaacatagtctgggacagttgtgggatgcgctagatcccaaattaatacaactacTAGCATTaaaaataatttattttattaCACAATGTGATTgacacaacagatcagaacgtttagcttaaaatattGATAAACTATTAGCTATtttttcacattataagcgcaaaAAATGTGCACATGGTAGTAAGCAATAAACGCAAGTGTTCCgttagcgggaaaacaccattatcaaaagtgacagCAAACggaattatgcatgtaatgctttattataaaggtgcatttttatggagAAAATTATCTTTACAAAAACTTGAAACTCACTCACTGCTTATGAATGCCATTTAGGCTCTACACTCTTTGTAAAGCTGATTAATGTGCTAAATTTTAaataagttatttggccactttagttgtgatacaaaccttattaaaacatatcggcctatgggttaggctacatgaggtgtgagacTATGATTCGAAAAAGTCacaaaaaaggcattgtttcttatgctgggcatcattcacaagtgataatatataattcacgagctaatattgtcacccatcagactattcttgatttaatctagtCTTCACATATACTAAATAACATGTGTTTTAACATATggtttttttaaaatcaaaatttgttttgatttagaatggaccattatcattcacctgtatcgaaacaggggcagcggaaacaaatacatgtcatctatgcacttaaatagtgcATGGAGGACACTTTCCCCGTGGTTTATTTTCCTGCCAGCCAGgtaagctatactcctgttgtaaatataagcaatgtgcttaatattaggaaagttaaaaaaataaatatagtaggtctAGCCTATAGAAAGGTAAGtctcctctttttagtagaggtCATCACTGTTTTCTCACAATTGCATCGCCTattgaaatgttgcgcaacatgagctctcattaagtgtttgattcgatttgttattacatttgcattgatgtcagagtgattagagggacaatagagtgctgattACCAGGCAgctagcaagtttggtaggctactaatgaccatcagcagcatcagagcttggagatccTTATTACCGTGATTAAACgatcacatggaatttgactgccttcatgacttgtGACTGCTGTTGTGGCGGAAATACGATCACCGCAACAGATCTAATTAGGGGCTATTTTTTGAAAATTCTGACGACATGGAAATAGCATATTCAGCACGACCCTTAGGACCTCGAAGACAGAATGCAGCCCCCGAGGCAAAATGACTTAGACACCCCTGACCTAGAGGGAGAAACGGCGGAGTGGGAAGAGTTGTTCCAATGGAATTTTTCCACAGAGCCATAAATCTTGTTGAGTTATTAATACCAATGTAATAACTTCTCTGCCTCACCATGTACCTCAAACTCAGAACCGTTCACTGACACtgagccactctctctctcccatttcctCAATACTCTCCCAATACGTGTACCTCAAACTGGGGCCAGTTCATTGGAGCtaaaccccactctctctctcccattcctctcccATCCTTCTCACTCATCCCGTACCTCAAACTGGGGCCAGTTCATTGGAgctaaacccctctctctctctctcccattcctctcccATCATCTCCCCTCTCCCCGCACCTCAAACCGGGGCCAGATCATTGGAGCtaaaccccactctctctctcccattcctctcccATCCTTCTCACTCATCCCGTACCTCAAACTGGGGCCAGTTCATGGGCATGCCAGGACCGTGGTTGGAGCGGAACCACTTGAGGTCCTCCACAGCGTCAGCAGCAGAGATAGTGTCCTCCAACGTGTGGTAGACTGTCTGGAatctagagagggagaggagagcgagagaaaggaagCGAGAGGGACATGAACCATGTCCAATCCCAAATCCCCCCCTCTAGGTAGATCTGGGTTGTAGAGCCTCAAATCCAAATGGACCCATATCCCCTACTCCCTAACCACTCCTGTAGATACAAGAGGATTGAATAGAAGCCAATCAGAAGGCAAATAAAGCTATGAAGGTTAGGATGCAGAGGCTAGGGGTCCATTTGGAATTGatatggagaggtggaggggtcttCCTCGTTATTTGTGATTGATGGAGGTGTCACAGCCTACTTGTGATTGATGGAGGTGTCACAGCCTACTTGTGATTGATGGAGGTGTCACAGCCTACTTGTGATTGGTGGAGAGGTATCATAGCCTACTTGTGATTGGTGGAGAGGCGGAGGTGTCTTACTTGTGATTAGTGGAGAGGTCGAGGTGATGCTTGACTTCCAGCAGAAGTTCTTTGAAGAAGGTGATGCGTTTGTCCTCAAACTGCTGCCATTGCTCAAACACCTGCTCCATGTTCTCCATGTACTGGGGAGTCACCTTGTCCAGCTCCTCCAGAGACTTCTCATAGCGCTCCTTAGTCTGGGACCCAGAGGATCATACagggaagcacacacacacacgtaaggaGACATACACACagggaagcacacacacacgtaaggagacatacacacaggtaagcacacacacacgtaaggaGACATACACACAGGTAAGCACACACAGGTAAGCACACACAGGTAAGCACACACAGGTaagcacacacacggacacacggagcTGAAACATTTGCTCCATATTGTCAGGATACTCAAATGGTCACAGAGTCACATTCCAGCCAtgacacacaacatagacataAAACACGTGTCCACACAGAGATGATTTTACACCAGTGtaacccccccctcccacccccatCCCTACCTTCTCCATCTCCTGCTGGCACTTCTCCACCTTGTCCTGCATTTTCTTCTGGGCCTCAGGGTTGCTGTTGTTCTCCAACTTGCTGTTGTTCTCCCGGCTGGTGGCCAGCTTCTCTTCCTTACAGGCCCCGTGGTACGCCTTCTTCATCGTCTCCATCTGCCATGTGGCACAGAGAAGGTAAGGTACAGCGGTTAACATCATGCTTATGTAGCTAATGGATAACCAAGTTAGCATGGCGCAGTAGCTAAGTGACTATTCAATATGATTCCACCCTTTCAGTGCTAGACACAAGCTTAGGAACAAGACCAGCTCTAGCCTTTTTGGGGCCAaaagcaagtttggtaggctactaccTCGCAGGCAAAACATTTAGTGGCCCACCTCTTGGCTGCGGAgagaaatgtgcagttttaaaaGAGCCACTGAACACGCCGATTGGCTCgtgtttttctgttgctcattaGTAAAAACAAGATTTCAGTCTTGGAGGCATGTTTCCTGACCCATTCTGTAATTGGTTAATGTCTGTCCCCCATGAGACACTGTAGACACGGAAGCCTATTTCACTTCCTTAAAACCCCCAGAATCAATCTAAGACAACTTAAGAAATTTGACGTTTTTGCAGAGGATGTCTTAGTTGCGTAATTTTACATCTAAGGTGTTTGGTTAAGTATTTGTCAAGTAAAAGAGATATGGGACGTGTTGTCTCATGTAAACAAAATCGGAGCTGCTGGGCAGGTGTGTCTCACTGTATGCTGTCACCgcagctgttcaccccatgttaGTGGCCAAACGGACATcgtcaaatcaaaacccaaccttcatttacccGTTGTGGCATACGGATCTTCCAAACTTGGTTTTAGATTAGACTATTATCATATCTACACTTTGTAGTATTTACACTTTTTGAATTCTAGAAtaactgtttctgactcatatcgagaCCGTTTTCAAAGGGATTCGTTGCCAttctaccatttttttttttaaagcatctgCTTATGTCGCTTATTGGCTGGGCTGACACTGCTAAGGAACAATGCTTTTTCAAAAGAATAAAAGGTGAGAGGAATGGTGGCGGGGGTCTTTGAAAGGCAAGAGAATGATTAAGTCAAGGTAACAAAATAATACGATAATGAAAGTCTTAAAGACTAAGCACCCAATTCAGACTCTGGTAAACAAAGAAGTGGAAACTAAAATAGACTTGGGGAAACCCGTCCACCTAACAGCTGGACCTACATCAAATGgaaagagggaatgagagaagTGGACAAGGCCATTAGTTCCTGTTGTTTGGGACAGGGCCAGAGTGGCAGCAATGTTCTTCTCCCACTTATAATGGGATCTCCGATAAAGGCCACATAGCCAAAGAACAGAGGGAACAGCCTGTCTGCCATTGGCTCTGATTATATCATAGAACGGAagctgtctgtgtgtatctgtgtgtatgcgtgtgtgtgtgtgtgtgtgtgtgtgaaagatagAGCAAGTTGGAGTGTGAGATTTTAAATATGGAATGTGTTCTatcagtgttattgtgtgtgtgtgtatgacgaGATGGAAACGTGTGCCTGTGCGCACACGCGGTAGACAAGGCCATTCCACCCGCTTCTTTTAAGACAAGACAGTTAGCCCatttccatctcccctctctctacttgcTCACTGTCTGGCCCTCAAGTACATGAATTACCTCCTTGACCCAACTCACACATAACTGTTCTAATCTGTCACCGCCCAATGTCAACAACAGGAAGAGGCTTATTGTGacatatctcacacacacacgcgcaaacacacacgcgcaagcgcacacacacacacacacacacacacacacacacacacacacacacacacacacacacacacacacacacacacacacacacacacacacacacacacaccagccaggaAGACTCAGATTGTGAAACTGGTACACTACAAACTACAGACTGTTCCAGAACTCCCAGGTCAGAGGAGTGACATCAGACatcatttgagtgtgtgtgtgttggtttgtgcAAGTAGGAGTATGTGTTCATCTGCACTACTACTAGCCAAAAGCACAGCAGAGCAGCCCAGTGTATTTCCCACACCATAACCAATCAAGGCGCCACAGAGAAACTGAGAGCCAGTTCGACACACAATGGCCTTCCCTTTCTTAGCAGCTGCCTGTGTGGCCAGTGTAAAGTTACACGCCACTGCTTCCTATGAATGGCCAACACTAATGATATAGCCAGTTTATATAGAAAATAAAATGTTCATCTCACATTTTCTTTGAGActatgtctagatgctttttaaagTGGAGATCTAGTTGATAAACTGCcaggctgggctgatgagacagtggattgcgcagtcagatggaaaaTAGTAAACAGGCATtctaacatcatagatttagccggtggtaacgcgcgcgcgcgcgcgtgtgtgtgtgtgtgtgtattgcctgctctcgcgcgcgcgtgtgtgtgtgtgtattgcctgctcacgcgcgcgtgtgtgtgtgtgtgtgtattgcctgctcacgcgcgcgtgtgtgtgtattgcctgctcacgcgcgcgtgtgtgtgtgtattgcctgctctcgcgcgcgtgtgtgtattgcctgctctcgcgcgcgcgtgtgtgtgtgtattgcctgctctcgcgcgcgcgtgtgtgtgtattgcctgctctcgcgcgcgcgtgtgtgtgtattgcctgctctcgcgcgcgtgtgtgtgtattgcctgctctcgcgcgcgtgtgtgtgtgtgtattgcctgctctcgcgcgcgtgtgtgtgtgtgtgtgtattgcctgctctcgcgcgtgtgtgtgtgtgtgtgtattgcctgctctcgcgcgcgcgtgtgtatattgcctgctctcgcgcgcgcgtgtgtatattgcctgctctcgcgcgcgcgtgtgtgtatattgcctgctctcgcgcgcgcgtgtgtgtgtatattgcctgctctcgcgcgcgtgtgtgtatattgcctgctctcgcgcgcgtgtgtgtatatTGCCTGCTCTCGCGCGCGTGTGTATATTGCCTGCTctcgcgcgcgtgtgtgtatatTGCCTGCTCTCGCGCGCGTGTGTATATTGCCTGCTCTCGCACGCGTGTGTGTATATTGCCTGATctcgcgcgcgtgtgtgtatattgcctgctctcgcgcgcgtgtgtgtatatTGCCTGCTCTCGCGTGTGTGTGTTGCCTGCTctcgcacgcgtgtgtgtgtgtgtgtgtgtgtgtgtgtgtgttgcctgctctcgcgtgtgtgtgtgtgtgtgtgtgtgtgtgtgtattgcctgctctcgcgcgcgtgtgtgtattgcctgctctcgcgcgcgcgtgtgtgtgtgtgtgtgtgtgtattgcctgctctcgcgcgtgtgtgtattgcctgctctcgcgcgcgtgtgtgtattgcctgctctcgcgcgcgtgtgtgtattgcctgctctcgcgcgcgtgtgtattgcctgctctcgcgcgcgcgtgtgtattgcctgctctcgcgcgcgcgtgtgtattgcctgctctcgcgcgcgcgtgtgtattgcctgctctcgcgcgcgcgtgtgtattgcctgctctcgcgcgcgcgtgtgtgtgtgtgtgtattgcctgctcacgcgcgcgtgtgtgtgtgtgtgtgtgtattgcctgctcacgcgcgcgtgtgtgtgtgtgtgtgtattgcctgctcacgcgcgcgtgtgtgtgtgtgtattgcctgctctcgcgcgcgtgtgtgtgtgtgtgtgtattgcctgctctcgcgcgcgcgtgtgtgtgtgtattgcctgctctcgcgcgcgcgtgtgtgtgtgtgtgtattgcctgctctcgcgcgcgtgtgtgtgtattgcctgctctcgcgcgcgtgtgtgtgtgtattgcctgctctcgcgcgcgtgtgtgtgtgtattgcctgctctcgcgcgcgtgtgtgtgtgtgtgtgtgtgtattgcctgctctcgcgcgtgtgtgtgtgtgtattgcctgcTCTCGCGCGCGCGTGTGTATATTGCCTGCTCTCGCGCGCGTGTGTATATTGCCTGCTCTCGCGCGCGCGTGTGTATATTGCCTGCTCTCGCGCGCGCGTGTGTATATTGCCTGCtctcgcgcgcgtgtgtgtgtatattgcctgctctcgcgcgcgtgtgtgtatattgcctgctctcgcgcgcgtgtgtgtatattgcctgctctcgcgcgcgtgtgtgtatatTGCCTGCTCTCGCGCGCGTGTGTATATTGCCTGCTCTCGCACGCGTGTGTGTATATTGCCTGCTctcgcgcgcgtgtgtgtatattgcctgctctcgcgcgcgtgtgtgtatatTGCCTGCTCTCGCGTGTGTGTGTTGCCTGCTctcgcacgcgtgtgtgtgtgtgtgtgtgtgtgttgcctgctctcgcgtgtgtgtgtgtgtgtgtgtgtgtattgcctgctctcgcgcgcgtgtgtgtattgcctgctctcgcgcgcgcgtgtgtgtgtgtgtgtgtgtgtgtgtgtgtattgcctgctctcgcgcgcgtgtgtgtattgcctgctctcgcgcgcgtgtgtgtattgcctgctctcgcgcgcgcgtgtgtattgcctgctctcgcgcgcgcgtgtgtgtgtattgcctgcTCTCGCGCGCGCGTATTGCCTGCTctcgctcgtgtgtgtgtgtgtgtgtgtgtgtgtgtgtgtgtgtgttgcctgctctcgcgcgtgtgtgtgtgttgcctgctctcgcgcgcgtgtgtgtgtgtattgcctgctctcgcgcgcgtgtgtgtattgcctgctctcgcgcgcgtgtgtgtattGCCTGCTCTCGCGCACGTGTGTGTATTGCCTGCTctcgcgcacgtgtgtgtgtgtattgcctgctctcacgcgcgtgtgtgtgtattgcctgctctcgcgcgcgtgtgtgtgtgtgtgtgtgtgtgtattgcctgctctcgcgtgtgtgtgtgtgtgtgtgtattgcctgctctctcgtgtgtgtgtgtgtgtattgcctgctctcacgcgtgtgtgtgtgtgtattgcctgctctcacgcgtgtgtgtgtgtgtattgcctgctctcacgcgtgtgtgtgtgtgtgtatgtattgccTGCTctcacgcgtgtgtgtgtgtattgcctgctctcacgcgtgtgtgtgtattgcctgctctcacgcgtgtgtgtgtgtattgcctgctctcacacgtgtgtgtgtgtgtgtgtgtattgcctgctctcgcgcgtgtgtgtgtgtgtgtattgcctgctctcgtgtgtgtgtgtgtgtgtattgcctgctctcgcgcgcgcgtgtgtgtgtattgcctgctctcgcgcgtgtgtgtgtgtgtattgcctgctctcgcgcgtgtgtgtgtgtgtattgcctgctctcgcgcgtgtgtgtgtgtgtgtattccctgctctcgcgtgtgtgtgtgtgtgtgtgtattgcctgcTCTCGCGTGCGCGTGTATTGTCTGCACGTGTGCGCGTGTATTGTCTGCACGTGTGCGCGTGTATTGTCTGCACGTGTGCGCGTGTATTGTCTGCACGTGTGCGCGTGTATTGTCTGCACGTGTGCGCGTGTATTGTCTGCACGTGTGCGCGTGTATTGTCTGCACGTGTGCGCGTGTATTGTCTGCACGTGTGCGCGTGTATTGTCTGCACGTGTGCGCGTGTATTGTCTGCACGTGTGCGCGTGTATTGTCTGCACGTGTGCGCGTGTATTGTCTGCACGTGTGCGCGTGTATTGTCTGCACGTGTGCGCGTGTATTGTCTGTGTGTACACTTCTCCCCAACCTCTTTCAGTTTCTTGGCCCAGGGTTTCTGGGCCTTGCGGAAGCCGTCGTCAGCCTCCTTGGTCTCCTTGAAGCCTCCGATCATCTGTTTGTGGTAGTAGTCCCTCTGCCACACCTTGAGCTTCTCAAAGTCCTCCCCCATCAGCACCGCCTTCACCTCCATGTGGAGCTCGCTCACCTTCTCCGCCTCCGTGCACAGGGCACCCCACGCCCGCTCCAGGGTCCCGTACTGAGGGCCTGGGGATGCACATGATTAGATAATAACACACATGCTTACGGTGTTGGAGAGTGCAGAACTGAGAGTCCAGAGGGGTGACGGGAACAGAGGGGTGAAggagtggaacacacacacctgtcttcaGTGCTTGGaccactgaagtgtgtgtgtgtgtgtgcctaccctTCTCTATAAGCTGTCTCCAGCGTTTGGACCACTCTGTGAGCTGCTGTGCGTAGGACTTCTCGATGCGCGCCCGCTCATGGAGACAGTTCATCAGGTCGTTACACAGGCGACTGCCATCGTCCACCCGCCTCACTGTCCGCTTGTAGTTCCccacctgggagagagagaggaagggagagagagagggcgagatacTTGGAGttatggtggtgggggggggggggggggggcaggtgagagggtgtgtgtgtggcagggtggGGAGTTGAGTGTGCAGCTACGTGCAGATCATATAATGACGTATGTTTGTTAATTgtatgtgttatactgtatgttgtcTACTGTCTCACCTCCCAGAAGCTGTCACTGGAGACGTCGACCATGGAGTCATCGTAGGAGCCGGACATGGCTTCTGCCCTCTGTACCCACAGTCCTCAGGGGCTGAaacacacagtcaacaacacCATAACACACAGCAGACTGGCATTTATACAGACTGGCTGTTCTACAGACTGGCTACAGGGGACAGGACAGCACTGAGGTCTTCAAAAAAAAGTGCTATTTTTATTGCATGAAATAAAAGTTTTACTTTCTACCCTAGCTGGGTCTTTCCttaggtcctgtctgtctgtccagtcttTCCAAGGGCACTGGGATGTGCTGACAGCGTCTGGTGTTCTACCACGTGTAGAGAGCCCTGTGTGCGGCAGACTTAATACTCTGACCCCCTGGCAGCACAGCCTAGTAGGGCTACTAGCCTACGTAGCatatgaacaaacacacacaagagacACACAACTAGCCTACTCATTTCTCTCCATGAGTAGGAAAACGAAGCCTGTAAATGAAGGGTATGACAGTGAGAGAGGAAACCCGAAGACAGAAAGAGATTTCACAGGCTGACTTTAAAATCagtccgtcacacacacacacacacacactttagtttCACTACAACCATATGACACAAAGTGGCAGCTGGGAGCAGAGcatcattctgttgttgtgttttCTCAGACAACTAGTAAAAGCTTGTTACCATAAAAGGCTCCAAACAACACCCAGGCAATGTAATTATCACGCCGTCACTGTGACACTCCTGAGAAATGCTGAGCTGGGGCCACAGCCAAAGAGTGTGTGCAATCTGTAATCTGGTGTGAATCTAAACAGCAGGTGAGTGTGTTCACCCATTTCAAAAACCTTACAGcctgaaaaacaacaacacagctcTGTGCAGAGTGGCACAGAgggcctagtgtgtgtgtgacttatcTGTCGTTTTAGCACACACTGTGGGGAGCTTCCGTTTGCTGAGTGACAAGGGAGCGGAACTCCACTGACAGAAAGACCTCtgttcctcttcatcctcctctcttgcTCTACCCCCCTGtctgatttctctctctcaatcgctgctctctccatcctctggTCTATCTTCAGCTTCCAAGTAGGCCCTTCATCCTCTCGCCATCTCTTCATGATTGTGTGTAAGATAGTGTGTGTTTCCTGGCGGTCAGTGGCCCATGTCCTCCAAACCACAGCTAGggctggaggacagagagagggttgTTGTGGCCGGAGGGGGGACCACAGACAAGAGTGGCTTTCACAACACATGCTCTCTGTTGTGCTtttctaatacacacacacacttcagtgctGCTCATATTCAAGTGCTGTCAGACAACATTAGTGGTCTCCTACTAAAGGGTTACCATAAGCCCCTGGGCCAGACAACATTAGTGGTCTCCTACTAAAGGGTTACCATAAGCCCCTGGGCCAGAAAACATTAGTGGTCTCCTACTAAAGGGTTACCATAAGCCCCTGGGCCAGACAACATTAGTGGTCTCCTACTAAAGGGTTACCATAAGCCCCTGGGCCAGACAACATTAGTGGTCTCCTACTAAAGGGTTACCATAAGCCCCTGGGCCAGACAACATTAGTGGTCTCCTACTAAAGGGTTACCATAAGCCCCTGGGCCAGACAACATTGGTCTCCTACTAAAGGGTTACCATAAGCCCCTGGGCCAGACAACATTAGTGGTCTCCTACTAAAGGGTTACCATAAGCCCCTGGGCCAGACAACATTGGTCTCCTACTAAAGGGTTACCATAAGCCCCTGGGCCAGACAACATTGGTCTCCTACTAAAGGGTTACCATAAGCCCCTGGGCCAGACAACATTGGTCTCCTACTAAAGGGTTACCATAAGCCCCTGGGCCAGACAACATTGGTCTCCTACTAAAGGGTTACCATAAGCCCCTGGGCCAGACAACATTGGTCTCCTGCTAAAGGGTTACCATAAGCCCCTGGGCCAGACAACATTAGTGGTCTCCTACTAAAGGGTTACCATAAGCCCCTGGGCCAGACAACATTAGTCTCCTACTAAAGGGTTACCATAAGCCCCTGGGCCAGACAACATTGGTCTCCTACTAAAGGGTTACCATAAGCCCCTGGGCCAGACAACATTGGTCTCCTGCTAAAGGGTTACCATAAGCCCCTGGGCCAGACAACATTGGTCTCCTGCTAAAGGGTTACCATAAGCCCCTGGGCCAGACAACATTGGTCTCCTGCTAAAGGGTTACCATAAGCCCCTGGGCCAGACAACATTGGTCTCCTGCTAAAGGGTTACCATAAGCCCCTGGGCCAGACAACATTAGTGGTCTCCTACTAAAGGGTTACCATAAGCCCCTGGGCCAGACAACATTGGTCTCCTGCTAAAGGGTTACCATAAGCCCCTGGGCCAGACAACATTAGTGGTCTCCTACTAAAGGGTTCCCATAAGCCCCTGGGCCAGACAACATTAGTCTCCTACTAAAGGGTTACCATAAGCCCCTGGGCCAGACAACATTAGTGGTCTCCTACTAAAGGGTTACCATAAGCCCCTGGGCCAGACAACATTAGTGGTCTCCTACTAAAGGGTTACCATAAGCCCCTGGGCCAGACAACATTAGTGGTCTCCTACTAAAGGGTTACCATAAGCCCCTGGGCCAGACAACATTAGTGGTCTCCTACTAAAGGGTTACCATAAGCCCCTGGGCCAGACAACATTAGTGGTCTCCTACTAAAGGGTTACCATAAGCCCCTGGGCCAGACAACATTAGTGGTCTCCTACTAAAGGGTTACCATAAGCCCCTGGGCCAGACAACATTAGTGGTCTCCTACTAAAGGGTTACCATAAGCCCCTGGGCCAGACAACATTAGTGGTCTCCTACTAAAGGGTTACCATATCAACTGTCAGGTGTTTTCTGTGAGCTTTTCCTCACTCTCTGGCAGAACACTCCATCCCAGCAATATGGAAATCGTCCACCATATGCCCAGTAACTAAAAAGAGCAACCTCTCCTGCAACAATGACTACAGCCCTGTAGCTTCAACATCTAGTGATGAAGAGCTTTGAAAAGGCTGATTCTACAAAAGGAGGTATGCTGTTATACAGACCCTCTCCAGTTTGCAGTCTGTCCCTACTGTACCGTGCCCACAACCACCTGGAGAAGCCCAAGACATACATCAGGATGGTATTTGTGCATTTCTCTAGTGCCTCTGATACAGTACAGCCTCACTTAAATGGTTCAAAGGTTCCAGAACATGAATGTCATTCGACATTTGATTTTCTGGGTCCTCTCCTTCCTGACAAATAGAGAACGGCAGGGTCAGATTCAATGGTCACTGCAGCTCTTCCAGAACCATCTGTACAGGATCACCGCAAGGCTGTGTCATCTGGCCTGTTTTATTCACCCTGTACACAGAGGACTGTAGGAGCTGACCCAGAGATGATGTTCAATAAGTACTAAGATGACAGTAATTATGGACTAAGCAGGCAACTCATTTTGATCTCTCCCATTCAAATCCATCAAACTCCTTAAATCTGAAGTCttggtgtgcacacacacacacacacagggattgcAGAATGCTGCTTGTCCTTTATACTGTACCCTACATGTTTGTGTTATGTTGTTATGACACAGCCTTGCGGTGATCCTGTACAGATG from Oncorhynchus kisutch isolate 150728-3 linkage group LG9, Okis_V2, whole genome shotgun sequence harbors:
- the LOC109896253 gene encoding protein kinase C and casein kinase substrate in neurons protein 2-like isoform X1, translating into MSGSYDDSMVDVSSDSFWEVGNYKRTVRRVDDGSRLCNDLMNCLHERARIEKSYAQQLTEWSKRWRQLIEKGPQYGTLERAWGALCTEAEKVSELHMEVKAVLMGEDFEKLKVWQRDYYHKQMIGGFKETKEADDGFRKAQKPWAKKLKEMETMKKAYHGACKEEKLATSRENNSKLENNSNPEAQKKMQDKVEKCQQEMEKTKERYEKSLEELDKVTPQYMENMEQVFEQWQQFEDKRITFFKELLLEVKHHLDLSTNHKFQTVYHTLEDTISAADAVEDLKWFRSNHGPGMPMNWPQFENVDWSRSSRSRRSIVDWSIDLNRTLSRRETKKKPSEGVTLTGISQMEEQQAAKSSSSLTVPTSTEPVGSNPFEDDDDEDLQGTVKEQPAVVNNNNSSSPLNVKKVEEVKIASSVEKSQEWSDEETGVNPFSIEDANGDGNPFEVEPASSGVSVAVRALYDYEGQEQDELSFKAGEEFTKIGNEDDQGWCRGRLKDGVVGLYPANYVEDIQ
- the LOC109896253 gene encoding protein kinase C and casein kinase substrate in neurons protein 2-like isoform X2, whose protein sequence is MSGSYDDSMVDVSSDSFWEVGNYKRTVRRVDDGSRLCNDLMNCLHERARIEKSYAQQLTEWSKRWRQLIEKGPQYGTLERAWGALCTEAEKVSELHMEVKAVLMGEDFEKLKVWQRDYYHKQMIGGFKETKEADDGFRKAQKPWAKKLKEMETMKKAYHGACKEEKLATSRENNSKLENNSNPEAQKKMQDKVEKCQQEMEKTKERYEKSLEELDKVTPQYMENMEQVFEQWQQFEDKRITFFKELLLEVKHHLDLSTNHKFQTVYHTLEDTISAADAVEDLKWFRSNHGPGMPMNWPQFEDWSIDLNRTLSRRETKKKPSEGVTLTGISQMEEQQAAKSSSSLTVPTSTEPVGSNPFEDDDDEDLQGTVKEQPAVVNNNNSSSPLNVKKVEEVKIASSVEKSQEWSDEETGVNPFSIEDANGDGNPFEVEPASSGVSVAVRALYDYEGQEQDELSFKAGEEFTKIGNEDDQGWCRGRLKDGVVGLYPANYVEDIQ
- the LOC109896253 gene encoding protein kinase C and casein kinase substrate in neurons protein 2-like isoform X4; translated protein: MSGSYDDSMVDVSSDSFWEVGNYKRTVRRVDDGSRLCNDLMNCLHERARIEKSYAQQLTEWSKRWRQLIEKGPQYGTLERAWGALCTEAEKVSELHMEVKAVLMGEDFEKLKVWQRDYYHKQMIGGFKETKEADDGFRKAQKPWAKKLKEMETMKKAYHGACKEEKLATSRENNSKLENNSNPEAQKKMQDKVEKCQQEMEKTKERYEKSLEELDKVTPQYMENMEQVFEQWQQFEDKRITFFKELLLEVKHHLDLSTNHKFQTVYHTLEDTISAADAVEDLKWFRSNHGPGMPMNWPQFEDWSIDLNRTLSRRETKKKPSEGVTLTGISQMEEQQAAKSSSSASSVEKSQEWSDEETGVNPFSIEDANGDGNPFEVEPASSGVSVAVRALYDYEGQEQDELSFKAGEEFTKIGNEDDQGWCRGRLKDGVVGLYPANYVEDIQ
- the LOC109896253 gene encoding protein kinase C and casein kinase substrate in neurons protein 2-like isoform X3, which gives rise to MSGSYDDSMVDVSSDSFWEVGNYKRTVRRVDDGSRLCNDLMNCLHERARIEKSYAQQLTEWSKRWRQLIEKGPQYGTLERAWGALCTEAEKVSELHMEVKAVLMGEDFEKLKVWQRDYYHKQMIGGFKETKEADDGFRKAQKPWAKKLKEMETMKKAYHGACKEEKLATSRENNSKLENNSNPEAQKKMQDKVEKCQQEMEKTKERYEKSLEELDKVTPQYMENMEQVFEQWQQFEDKRITFFKELLLEVKHHLDLSTNHKFQTVYHTLEDTISAADAVEDLKWFRSNHGPGMPMNWPQFENVDWSRSSRSRRSIVDWSIDLNRTLSRRETKKKPSEGVTLTGISQMEEQQAAKSSSSASSVEKSQEWSDEETGVNPFSIEDANGDGNPFEVEPASSGVSVAVRALYDYEGQEQDELSFKAGEEFTKIGNEDDQGWCRGRLKDGVVGLYPANYVEDIQ